A region of the Litchfieldia alkalitelluris genome:
TTTTACAATGTTAGGCTTTTCTAGGGTTGATGAAGTGGAGATTCCAGAAACAGTGTTATATTCACAGCATATTAGACAAATCGCACAAACAGATCAAGCCATTTTTATGAAAACATCACTTTAAGGTGTATAAGTAAGAAAAAACTGCGCATATCCACAAAGTTGTCCACATTATTGCGAGTCTTATCCACAAATTGTGGATAAGACTTGTTTTGTTAGAAGAACTTTACTATACTTCATTAATGAAGAAGTGAACAATTTAGGTAAAATTACCCCAATAAATTGAGGGTATGGGAGTTGCTATGAAGATGGAAACAAAAATATGGTCTGTGGATAAAAATAATGAAGTTGAACATAGTTATCCACAGCTGCAAGAAGCTGCTAGATTATTAAGAGAAAATGAAGTGGTAGCTTTTCCTACAGAAACAGTTTATGGGTTAGGTGCAAATGCAAGGTCAGATGAGGCTGTAGCTAAGATCTTCCAGGCAAAAGGACGCCCTAGTGATAACCCTTTAATCGTACATATTGCAAATAGAAACCAGCTAGAAGAGCTTGTAAAAGATATCCCCAACCTTGTGGATAAGTTGATTAATCACTTTTGGCCAGGGCCTTTAACATTAGTTTTAAGAAAAAAGGATCATATTTTATCAGAAAAGGTAACTGCAGAGTTATCAACAGTGGCGGTCAGAATGCCGGACCACCCGATTGCTCTAGCGATAATAGAAGCAAGTGGATTGCCGATTGCAGCCCCAAGTGCCAATACTTCTGGGAAGCCTAGTCCTACTTTGGCAAGTCATGTGATAGCTGATTTGGATGGTAAAATTGCTGGAGTTGTTGACGGTGGACCAACAGGAGTGGGATTAGAATCAACAGTCCTTGACTGTACGGAAGAAATTCCCGTCATTCTTCGTCCTGGTGGTGTTACAAGAGAAGAACTTGAGGAAATCTGTGGACAAGTTCATATTGATAAAGCATTAGTTCAAGAAAATGAGGCACCAAGATCGCCAGGAATGAAATATACTCACTATGCGCCAAAAGCACCTCTCACCGTTGTAAAGGGAAGTCTTGGTTTTATTCAAGAGTTAGTTTCTATACAACAAGAACAGGGGAAAAGAGTTGGTATATTAACCACCATTGAACATGAAGCGGAATATTCTGCAGATGTAATCGTTGCTTGTGGTAGTGTGGATAAATTAGAAACCGTTGCAAGTCAATTATATGATACCTTAAGAAAGTTTGACGAAGCGGCTGTGGATATCATCTATAGTGAAGCATTTCCGGATAAGGGAATTGGACAAGCAATTATGAATCGATTATTAAAGGCAGCTGGGCAACAGGTGATAATAGAAGAATAAGGTTTTCTCCCCCCAGTCGGAAGTGGCTGGGGGTATTTTTATGCCTCATTGTTATGAAAGTGGTAGACCCGATCTCTGGTGGTACCGGTATGATGGAGTTTTAGGGATACAAGATACTTTTTAGAAATTGACTTGGATTGTAAAAAGAGCATATCTCTTAATCTTCTATTAGTTAGTGGTAGATCAGATAATAATTGAAAATCTTTTATAGTTTTAAGATGAGCATCTTTAGAGATATTTTCACAGTTCGAACAGTTCCACTTGCCTAAGTGGTGTTTCATGGGGATATTATTGCATTCAACACATTGAACTCCTTTAATTAGTTCAGATTCTAAGATGTTAAATTTCTGTAAAACATCTATATCTTTTGCTTCATGATTGTTTATTAACGCTTGGGAAAGTTTGAGTAAATCTCTTTTTAAGTATAATTCTTCATCTTTAAACGTTGCTTGTAATTCTTTTACCTTTTCAATAATGTATGTATTTCTGATAATCCTTGTTTGCATTAAATCTGAAGGGGTGGCTTCAATATGGCTTGAAGAATTAGTAATGACAACAACCTCTTCAAATGGAATGTTTTTAAACTTATTTTTTCTAAGCCACTCAACCATTTGATATTTCTGTCTTTTCGCCTGAAGGAGGGGATCAGGAAAGACCTCCTCAATATCATTTAATTTTCGTATTAATTGTTGATTATGATGATCGAATATGAGTCTACCAGAAAGGTTTTTCACTTCTAGTATTAGGAAAAAGGAAAAAGTAAGAATAAGGGTGTCAATCTGGAAGTGGTGTTGTTTAAATTTAAGCCGAAGGTCATGAAGGATAAGGTGATTTTCGGGGAGAAAGCTCAGATAGTAATCAAGTGACTGTTCACCTTTGAATCCAGCTAACTGTTTAGCGATTTCTTCACTAATTTCTTTTCTCTTGATATGTGTTGGCGGAAGTCTCAGAAGTAATGCTTCTAGTTTTTTGATATAAATGGGGTATTTTAACTCTTTTACAATCAATTTTAGATCCTCCAAGGAATGAATTTGTTTTCAATAAGTTTATTACAAAAAGAACTAGTATGTAATGTCAATTTATTGAACCTTTTTTGAATATTTAATGTGTAATTTGATTCAGAAGGATTCCTAAAGATCATATGTAGAGAAAGGTGATAAATTCAGCGAGGGTGCGAGGGGAAAAAGTGGCGCCTTGCTTTGGAAGTGAGTGAGAGTGCAAAAAATGCGGCGAGAAACTAGAGGGAAGCGGCCAGTTTGTGTATAAATACGGCGAGAACGAGAGGAAAAGCGGCGCCTTGCTCTGGAACTGAGTGAGAGGTGCAAAAAATGCGGCGAGAAACCAGAAGAATGGGGCCAGTTAGATGCCAAATACGGCGAGAACGAGAGGAAAAGCGGCGCCACGGTCTGGAACTGAGTGAGAGGTACAAAAAAAGCGGCGAGAAACCAGAAGAATGGGGCCAGTTAGATGCCAAATACGGCGAGAACGAGAGGAAAAGCGGCGCCTTGGTCCGGAACTAAGTGAGAGGTGCAAAAAAAGCGGCGAGAAACCAGAAGAATGGGGCCAGTTACATGCCAAATACGGCGGGAAAGAGAGGAAAAGCGGCGCCTTGGTCCGGAACTAAGTGAGAGGTGCAAAAAATGCGGCGAGAAACCAGAAGAATGGGGCCAGTTAGATGCCAAATACGGCGGGAAAGAGAGGAAAAGCGGCGCCTTTCTCCGGAACTGAGTGAGAGGTGCAAAAAATGCGGCGAGACACCAGAAGAATGGGGCCAGTTAGATGCCAAATCCGGCGAGAACGAGAGGAAAAGCGGCGCCTTGGTCCGGAACTAAGTAAGAGGTGCAAAAAAAGCGGCGAGAAACCAGGGGAAAGCGGCCAGTTAGATTGTAAATACGGCGGGAAAGAGAGGAAAAGCGGCGCCTTGCTCTGGTCCTTGAGTGAGAGGCGTGAAAAATCCGGTGAGAAGCCGAAGAAATAAGTAAGAGGCGTACAGACTCCGTAATCAACTTGGTGCCCTACCTAGATGCTACAAAAAAACTTCACCTCGCAATTCTAAATGCAACACCTCGTGCATATGTTGAAATAGGCAAGTCCGAGGAGGTTGAAGATGAACATCGCAGGTTTTTTAGGTGAATTTCTAACATTATTCATCATGGCATTCGCACTAGGAATGGACGCTTTTTCAGTTGGCCTTGGAATGGGGTTATTGAGGCTAAGACTGAAACAAATTTTCTACATAGGTATTGTCATAGGGCTCTTTCATATTTGGATGCCCCTAGTTGGAATGGGAATTGGTCGTTTTCTTTCGGACCAATTTGGGACAATCGCTACATATCTTGGGGGTATCTTACTTCTGATTTTAGGTATCCAAATGATCGTATCTTCGCTCAAAGATGATGAATCAAAAATGCTCACACCTGAAGGAATAGGGCTGTATATATTTGCATTAGGTGTTAGCTTAGATAGCTTTTCTGTGGGGTTAAGCTTAGGAATCTATGGAGCGCGGACAATTATTACCATCTTAATGTTTGGTGTTGTTAGTATGCTTCTTACCTGGTTCGGATTACTTTTAGGAAGAAGAGTTCAAGGGTGGTTTGGTTCGTATAGTGAGGCACTGGGAGGGAGTATCCTTCTTGCCTTTGGAATTAAATTGTTATTTGCTATCTAAGAGATACTGAAGAATGTTGAGGTACTAATGCCTCAACATTTTTTTGTTTCCCTAAAATGGACGAAGTGTTCTTATATAGTAGATAATGGTTAATAATTAATAGTAAGTAATATTTTTGGAGGGGATAAAATGAATATTTTATTTGTTTGTACTGGTAATACATGTCGAAGTCCAATGGCTGAGGCCATTTTAAAGAGTAAAAAAGTTAAGGGTGTAACAGTTAAATCTGCGGGGGTATTCGCCGATAATAATAGTAGTGCATCACAAAATACCATTCAAGTTTTATCAGAAAAAGGCATTAATCAGCCACATCAATCTACATTATTAACGGAAGAACAGGTAAATTGGGCGACACTTATATTAACAATGACAGCGGGTCATAAGCAACTAGTAGTAAGTCGATTTCCGCAAGACCGAGAAAGAGTGTTCACTTTAAATGAATATGTAAATTTATCAACAAAGGATATCATGGATCCGTTTGGAGGACCAGTTGAGATTTATAGAGAGACATATAAAGAGCTAGATTTGTTGATTGAAGGGTTGGTGCAAAAACTAGCTGATTAGATTTTGGGGGAGATTGTTTTGAAAAAGAGACAAATGAAATTTGGACTAAGGTTAAAATTAGTAGTATTTGTAACCTTATTGGCAACAGTTACATACTCGACAAGTGCATTTTTCATGTATGTTGTTAGTGATTACACTACAGATTTATTGAATGAATCAACATTTACAATCCTAACTTTAGGACTTGGAGTGTTTTGGTCAGGAGTCTTGGCTTTTGTTGCAGCTGGGTTTGTGACGACGCCATTAAAACATCTTGAACAAGCAGTGAAAAGAGCAGCTGATGGGGAAATTGGTGAAGATGTTGTTCTCTCAAAGTCAAATGATGAAGTTCGTTCATTGGGTCTAGCATTTAACGATATGTTAAGTAGCCTTAGGCTAATGGTTTCGAATATCGAAATGAATTTCACAAGTACGACCACAAAGGTAGCTGAAATTGAACGCGCATCTAAAAGTGCCACAGAACAAGCTGAATTAATGTCCAGTGCGATTGATAGTATTGCCAAAGGTGCAGATCAATCAGCTGCATCTGTACAAGAAACTGCAGAAGCTTTTGAAAATGTAATGAAGATCGCTGAAGATGTTCAAGAAAAGGCCGTACTGTCTGAGCAACAATCGATTACAATGATTGATTCTTTAAAAGAAACAGATCAAATTATTCACTCTCTTATCAAAGGGTTTAATAAACAGGTTGAAAGCAGCTATATTTCGCTAGATGCGGTTAAGAGTTTAGATCAAAAGGCGAAAGAAGTTGAGGACATTATTTCTTTAGTTGGAAATATCGCAAAACAAACAAACTTACTTGCTTTAAATGCAGCAATTGAAGCGGCTCGCGCAGGCGAACATGGAAAAGGCTTTTCAGTGGTAGCAACCGAGGTTAGGTCACTTGCAGATGGCAGTTCTCGAGCAGTAGAAGATATATCAAATCTAATACGTGATATTCAAACCGAGGTAAAAGAAGTAGTAATTCGGATGACTGAGCAGGTTGATATAGGTAATAAGGAAGCTGAAAAAGGGAAAATGACGGATGCTGCAATAAAATCGATGACTGGTTCGGTGTACGAATTTGTGGATTCAGTTAAACAAATTGCTACATTGGCGGATCATCAAATGGATAGCATCCGTGAAACAGCATCATTATCGCAAGAGGTGGCTGCGATCGCAGAAGAAACATCCGCTGGTACAGAAGAGATGTCGGCATCAAGCGTTGAACAAGCCAAAGTGATTCAGAACATCTATGTATTAACAAAAGAATTTACACAACAAGCAGAGCAATTAAAGAAAACGATAGAGCGATTTACTGTTTAAGCTTATTGAATTTTTTTTGGTAATAGGTAGAACCAAGTTAACGAATATCTAGCAAGGTAAATGAAGGTGTTAACTCACCTAGTGTGGAATGAGCGGAGAGCCACTTGACTCCTGCGGGATCCAGTGGTCTCGTGAGACCCCACAGGAGCCCCCTGGCGACGAGGAGGCTCACGGACCGCCCCGCGGAAAGCAAGTGGATTCGCAGCTCATGGAACTCCACTGTCTGCTTATTTCAGAATTGCGGAAGAAAAGCTGCCACTCTACTCATAGTATTTTATAAAAAATTATATAAAAACAAAGTGTACGAAAATAACTCTAAAATAGTAACACCAATAGTCATGTGTATTAAAAGAATGATATTATAAATAATAAATCATATATTCGGTAATGGAGGGCTTTTTTAATGAAAGTTGCAATTGCTTCAGATCATGGTGGTTTAAATATTAGAGAAGAAATAAAGAGTTTAATGACTGAAATGGGAATCGAGTTTGAGGATTTTGGTTGTGACTGTACTACTTCTGTTGATTACCCAGACTATGCAGTGCCTGTAGCAGAAAAAGTCGCAAATGGTGAGTTTGATCGTGGGATTTTAATTTGTGGAACTGGGATCGGGATGAGTATCGCTGCTAATAAGGTGAAAGGCATTCGTTGTGCATTAGTACATGATACTTTTAGTGCACAGGCAACCCGTGAACATAACAATAGCAATGTTCTAGCAATGGGTGAAAGGGTTATTGGAGCTGGTTTAGCAAGAGAGATCGCAAGAGTATGGTTATCAACTGAATTTTTGGCAGGTCGTCATGAAACGCGAATCAATAAGATTAAGGATTATGAAGAGCAGATCTGATTTTTGATTTCTTGAAAGGATGACGTGCAATGAAAAATGAACTTTCAATTTGGAGAGAGCAGTTGAAAACTGTTCTATCTGATTTAAAAGAGCAAGCCTCATTATCGAAGCATCAAATCTTAGTTATAGGGTGTAGTACAAGTGAAGTGATTGGTGAAAAAATCGGCACTTCGGGTACGCAGGAAGTAGCTGAGATGATTTTTAATGAGCTAATTGAACTCCAACAAGAAACAGGTGTGATGCTTGCGTTTCAATGCTGTGAGCATCTTAACCGAGCGTTAGTTGTGGAAAAAGAGGTTGCATTACTAAAAGGGCTTGAGATGGTAACAGTTATACCTGTTCAAACAGCAGGCGGGGCAATGGCCACTTATTCATATAAGCAGATGAAGGATCCGGTTGTTGTTGAATTCATCAAAGCTGATGCCGGGATTGATATTGGTGATACATTTATTGGGATGCACTTAAAACATGTAGCCGTCCCGTTAAGAAGTAAGGTAAAGGCGATTGGACAAGCGCATGTAACAATGGCTAAAACAAGACCGAAATTAATTGGTGGCGAAAGAGCTGTTTATGCTAATCAAGAAGAAAATTTATCATGCTAAAATGAGGACTAAATCGTGATTACGTCACCTTTAGTTCTTTTTTTATGGAGAAATATAGAAAAGATTGCGGAATGGGTGTAACATTTGTAAGTTACATTCGTTGTACTAATGGTTACAAGTAGTGAAGAGAAGGGGAGATCAGTGGAGAAAAGTAACGTAACGAAAAATTGGATGATATTTATCGTCGTTATGCTGAAGCACTATATTACTATTTATATCGTATGTCAGGATCTCCCTCGTTGGCAGAAGAACTAGTTCAAGAAACGTTTTTTCGAGCCACTCTGTCGCTTAGCTTCTATAAATATGAAGAGGTGAAGCCTTGGTTGTTTAAAGTGGCACGAAACACTTATTTAGATGAATGGCGCAAGCGAAAACGGCGGAAGCGGGTTCCATTTTTTGGTAAACCAGAGATGCAAAGTCCCTATGGAAAGCCAGAGGAGGAAACACTCGAAGGAGAAACACGCAAGGAACTAATTGATCTATTAGGTCTGCTTCAAGAGAATTATCGAACCTCATTTATTTGAGGGAGTTTTGTGAATTTACTTATGAAGAGATACAGGGCGATGGATTTAACTGAATCACAAGTGAAGGTGACATTGCACCGTGCAAGAAAAAAGCTTCAACAGCTAGGAATATCAATGAAGGGAGAGGAAGAACTTGACTGAATGGACAAAGGAAAAAGAAAAGAAGGTTTTATGGAAATATCGATTTCTTTTAACTGCAAGAATACTTCGAGTCTTGTTGATTATTGGTGGATTATATTTAATATATATGCTTTTTTAACGATTGGATATAGTGCAACAGATATTCAAAATAAACATAAATTCAATATGAATTTAGCTATTGATTGGACTCAAGGTGGCTTGTATGGTGAATTTTATTTACATCCAGGCGGAGAAATCACACCATTTTTAACGCAAGAGATCTCATTTCCTGTGTATCGAACGGTCGGTAAGGAAGAAAATCCCGTTGCCGTGATGAATATGGAAAAGAGATTATTATCGATGTTCTCGACTAAAGAATTAGATTTTCTGCGACCATCAGACCAAAATAGGTTTACCTATTATTTACCTGAGGATCCACGGACAGGAGAAAAGCTGTATTTTAAGAAAGATGAACAGGTTTGGGTGCCTTTAGAAATGGTTCATGAAGGAACAGTTGCAGAGTTGGCATTTTCAACAGACAGATATTATGAACCAAGGGCCTTACTTGAAATTTTAAGTAAGTATGACATTGATGTATTATGGATGCCTTTATATAGTGGCGAGTTGGATACGATTGAGGATGTTGGATTCAGTATAGCTGGCGGAAGCTTTATGTCTGTTGAAACCTTAGGGTTATCAAAAGGAAGAGAACTTTTAGGTGAAAGTTCGTTTACTGAGATTTGGATTGATAAGGAAACGATTGGTCGAAATCAAGACATGATGCTTCGTAATATGGAAAAACTAATAGAAAACGAGAGCGACTCCTACTTAGATCATTTTCTAGGACTGAGACACCTTGAGCAAAGGCATGAATTTTTGGAGGAAAATGGTTTTAAAGTATACGGTGCTGTTGTCACAGGTCCGGTAAAGGAGCTTTTAAAATTGCAAGAAGAAGAAACATTTCGAGGGATTCAGGTCGGAGAGTTCGATTATTGGAACTGGGAATCAAAATAATTTACATGTAAGCGTAAAGCATTGGGGAAAAAGCGAAAATGTCCCTTTCTCTTAGAAAATGAAAGTGATAAAATGAGAAAGTATTTGAGTTTTTCAAAAAAATAATAGAGTCTTGACATGTGAAGGGGGATTCCAATGAAACATTTATCGCAACAAGATCCATCGGTTTTTGGAGCAATTCAAGATGAGTTAAAAAGACAGAGAACGAAAATTGAACTAATCGCTTCTGAAAACTTTGTTAGTGAAGCAGTTATGGAAGCACAAGGTTCAGTTTTAACGAATAAGTATGCTGAAGGTTATCCAGGTCGTCGTTATTATGGAGGCTGTGAGCATGTTGACGTGGTAGAAGATATCGCGCGTGATCGTGCAAAGGAAATCTTCGGTGCAGAGTATGTTAACGTACAGCCACACTCAGGTGCACAAGCAAATATGGCCGTTTATTTTACCATCTTAGAGCAAGGCGATACAGTGTTAGGAATGAATCTATCACATGGTGGACATTTAACACATGGTAGTCCGGTCAACTTCAGTGGAATTCAATATAATTTCGTAGAGTATGGTGTTGACGAAGTTACACATACAATTAACTATGAAGATGTGTTAGAAAAGGCACGTACACATAAACCAAAGCTAATTGTAGCGGGTGCAAGTGCTTATCCACGTGAAATCGACTTTAAACGTTTCCGTGAAATCGCAGATGAGATTGGAGCTTATTTAATGGTGGATATGGCACATATTGCAGGACTAGTTGCTGCAGGTCTTCATCAAAACCCAGTACCATATGCTGATTTCGTTACAACAACTACCCATAAAACATTACGCGGACCTCGTGGCGGGATGATTTTATGTAAAGAAGAATTTGGTAAGAAAATCGATAAATCAATCTTCCCTGGTATTCAAGGTGGACCATTAATGCACGTGATTTCTGCAAAAGCAGTTGCATTTGGTGAAGCACTTCAGGATGATTTTAAAGTATATGCAAAAAATATCATTGAGAACGCACAAAGACTAGCAGAAGGTCTGAAAAAAGAAGGACTAAAACTAGTTTCAGATGGAACAGACAACCATCTTTTACTAGTAGATGTAAAAGCAATCGGTTTAACTGGAAAGGTTGCTGAGCATGTACTTGATGAGGTTGGTATCACGGTAAATAAAAATACTATTCCATTTGATACAGAAAGTCCATTTGTAACAAGTGGTGTTCGTATAGGAACAGCAGCCGTAACTTCTCGTGGATTTGGTTTAGAGGACATGGATGAAATTGCTTCAATTATTGCATTTACTCTTAAAAACCATGAAAACGAAGAAAGCTTAAAAGAAGCGGCAGCACGTGTTGAAGCACTAACGTCTAAGTTTGTATTATATAAAGAGCTATAAAATAAATGCCAGGCACTGGACTTAACAGTGTTCCTGGTTTTTTTATGGAAAAAACAGTTGAAAGTTTAACACCTAAATGAAAAAGTATTTTCATGGAGAATGAGAATGTTTACTCACTAGTGTGGAATGAGCGAAGAGCCACTTGCCTCCTGCGGGATATAGTGGTCTCGGGAGACCCCGCAGGAGCCCCCAAGGCGACGAGGAGGCTCCCGGACCACCCCGCGGAAAGCAAGTGGATCGCAGCACATGGAACTCCGCTAACTAAATTATTTTCAGGGTAGTCCTAATATAAAAACGATATTTGTTAGAAAAACAACTCAAATATTGTCGATTTGTAGCTTGAATATGTTTGCGTACTTCTGTAAAATCTATTGAAGTGAATAAAAAAGGAGAGTGTCTCAGATGGGCAAGGTATATGTATTTGATCACCCACTTATTCAACATAAGCTTACATACATAAGAGAAAAGACAACAGGCACGAAGGAATTCAGAGAATTAGTAGATGAAGTAGCTAGCTTAATGGCATTTGAAATTACTCGTGACCTACCATTACAAGAGGTTGAAATTGAAACACCTGTTGTTGCAGCAAAATCAAAGGTATTATCAGGAAAGAAAATCGGAATTATCCCAATTTTGCGTGCTGGGCTCGGAATGGTTGACGGGATCTTAAAGCTAATTCCGGCAGCAAAAGTCGGCCACATTGGATTATACCGTGATCCAGAAACACTTCAACCGGTTGAATATTATGTGAAATTACCATCAGATGTAGAAGAGCGTGATTTCATTGTCGTTGACCCAATGTTAGCAACGGGTGGCTCTGCAGCTGAAGCAATTAATTCTCTCAAAAAGCGCGGAGCAAAAAACATTAAATTCATGTGTTTAATTGCGGCACCAGAGGGTGTTGAAGTGATTAAAAAAGAACATCCAGATGTAGACATTTTTATTGCGGCGCTTGACGAAAAACTTAATGATCATGGCTATATCGTTCCAGGTCTTGGTGATGCTGGGGATCGCTTGTTTGGGACAAAATAATAATACAGGAAAGGACCGAATCGATTTGATTTGGTCTTTTTGATTTGTTGGACTACACAGAGAGTGGGCAGACCCTTGGGGTTCGGACAGCTTTGATGGGTTTGGTGTAAAAGCTGTCTGAAGTAGCTTTGGGTTCGGACAGCTTTGATTGTTTTGAAGTAAAAGTTGTCTGAAGTAGCTTCGGGTTCGGACAGCTTTGATTGTTTTGAAGCAAAAGCTGTCTGAAGTAGCTTCGGGTTCGGACAGCTTTGTTGGTTTGTTTGTGAAAGCTGTCT
Encoded here:
- a CDS encoding L-threonylcarbamoyladenylate synthase, whose product is METKIWSVDKNNEVEHSYPQLQEAARLLRENEVVAFPTETVYGLGANARSDEAVAKIFQAKGRPSDNPLIVHIANRNQLEELVKDIPNLVDKLINHFWPGPLTLVLRKKDHILSEKVTAELSTVAVRMPDHPIALAIIEASGLPIAAPSANTSGKPSPTLASHVIADLDGKIAGVVDGGPTGVGLESTVLDCTEEIPVILRPGGVTREELEEICGQVHIDKALVQENEAPRSPGMKYTHYAPKAPLTVVKGSLGFIQELVSIQQEQGKRVGILTTIEHEAEYSADVIVACGSVDKLETVASQLYDTLRKFDEAAVDIIYSEAFPDKGIGQAIMNRLLKAAGQQVIIEE
- a CDS encoding TIGR01440 family protein; amino-acid sequence: MKNELSIWREQLKTVLSDLKEQASLSKHQILVIGCSTSEVIGEKIGTSGTQEVAEMIFNELIELQQETGVMLAFQCCEHLNRALVVEKEVALLKGLEMVTVIPVQTAGGAMATYSYKQMKDPVVVEFIKADAGIDIGDTFIGMHLKHVAVPLRSKVKAIGQAHVTMAKTRPKLIGGERAVYANQEENLSC
- a CDS encoding serine hydroxymethyltransferase, producing the protein MKHLSQQDPSVFGAIQDELKRQRTKIELIASENFVSEAVMEAQGSVLTNKYAEGYPGRRYYGGCEHVDVVEDIARDRAKEIFGAEYVNVQPHSGAQANMAVYFTILEQGDTVLGMNLSHGGHLTHGSPVNFSGIQYNFVEYGVDEVTHTINYEDVLEKARTHKPKLIVAGASAYPREIDFKRFREIADEIGAYLMVDMAHIAGLVAAGLHQNPVPYADFVTTTTHKTLRGPRGGMILCKEEFGKKIDKSIFPGIQGGPLMHVISAKAVAFGEALQDDFKVYAKNIIENAQRLAEGLKKEGLKLVSDGTDNHLLLVDVKAIGLTGKVAEHVLDEVGITVNKNTIPFDTESPFVTSGVRIGTAAVTSRGFGLEDMDEIASIIAFTLKNHENEESLKEAAARVEALTSKFVLYKEL
- the rpiB gene encoding ribose 5-phosphate isomerase B, coding for MKVAIASDHGGLNIREEIKSLMTEMGIEFEDFGCDCTTSVDYPDYAVPVAEKVANGEFDRGILICGTGIGMSIAANKVKGIRCALVHDTFSAQATREHNNSNVLAMGERVIGAGLAREIARVWLSTEFLAGRHETRINKIKDYEEQI
- the upp gene encoding uracil phosphoribosyltransferase — its product is MGKVYVFDHPLIQHKLTYIREKTTGTKEFRELVDEVASLMAFEITRDLPLQEVEIETPVVAAKSKVLSGKKIGIIPILRAGLGMVDGILKLIPAAKVGHIGLYRDPETLQPVEYYVKLPSDVEERDFIVVDPMLATGGSAAEAINSLKKRGAKNIKFMCLIAAPEGVEVIKKEHPDVDIFIAALDEKLNDHGYIVPGLGDAGDRLFGTK
- a CDS encoding manganese efflux pump MntP, with the translated sequence MNIAGFLGEFLTLFIMAFALGMDAFSVGLGMGLLRLRLKQIFYIGIVIGLFHIWMPLVGMGIGRFLSDQFGTIATYLGGILLLILGIQMIVSSLKDDESKMLTPEGIGLYIFALGVSLDSFSVGLSLGIYGARTIITILMFGVVSMLLTWFGLLLGRRVQGWFGSYSEALGGSILLAFGIKLLFAI
- a CDS encoding methyl-accepting chemotaxis protein; the encoded protein is MKFGLRLKLVVFVTLLATVTYSTSAFFMYVVSDYTTDLLNESTFTILTLGLGVFWSGVLAFVAAGFVTTPLKHLEQAVKRAADGEIGEDVVLSKSNDEVRSLGLAFNDMLSSLRLMVSNIEMNFTSTTTKVAEIERASKSATEQAELMSSAIDSIAKGADQSAASVQETAEAFENVMKIAEDVQEKAVLSEQQSITMIDSLKETDQIIHSLIKGFNKQVESSYISLDAVKSLDQKAKEVEDIISLVGNIAKQTNLLALNAAIEAARAGEHGKGFSVVATEVRSLADGSSRAVEDISNLIRDIQTEVKEVVIRMTEQVDIGNKEAEKGKMTDAAIKSMTGSVYEFVDSVKQIATLADHQMDSIRETASLSQEVAAIAEETSAGTEEMSASSVEQAKVIQNIYVLTKEFTQQAEQLKKTIERFTV
- a CDS encoding anti-sigma factor gives rise to the protein MDKGKRKEGFMEISISFNCKNTSSLVDYWWIIFNIYAFLTIGYSATDIQNKHKFNMNLAIDWTQGGLYGEFYLHPGGEITPFLTQEISFPVYRTVGKEENPVAVMNMEKRLLSMFSTKELDFLRPSDQNRFTYYLPEDPRTGEKLYFKKDEQVWVPLEMVHEGTVAELAFSTDRYYEPRALLEILSKYDIDVLWMPLYSGELDTIEDVGFSIAGGSFMSVETLGLSKGRELLGESSFTEIWIDKETIGRNQDMMLRNMEKLIENESDSYLDHFLGLRHLEQRHEFLEENGFKVYGAVVTGPVKELLKLQEEETFRGIQVGEFDYWNWESK
- a CDS encoding sigma-70 family RNA polymerase sigma factor — encoded protein: MDDIYRRYAEALYYYLYRMSGSPSLAEELVQETFFRATLSLSFYKYEEVKPWLFKVARNTYLDEWRKRKRRKRVPFFGKPEMQSPYGKPEEETLEGETRKELIDLLGLLQENYRTSFI
- a CDS encoding nuclease-related domain-containing protein; this encodes MIVKELKYPIYIKKLEALLLRLPPTHIKRKEISEEIAKQLAGFKGEQSLDYYLSFLPENHLILHDLRLKFKQHHFQIDTLILTFSFFLILEVKNLSGRLIFDHHNQQLIRKLNDIEEVFPDPLLQAKRQKYQMVEWLRKNKFKNIPFEEVVVITNSSSHIEATPSDLMQTRIIRNTYIIEKVKELQATFKDEELYLKRDLLKLSQALINNHEAKDIDVLQKFNILESELIKGVQCVECNNIPMKHHLGKWNCSNCENISKDAHLKTIKDFQLLSDLPLTNRRLRDMLFLQSKSISKKYLVSLKLHHTGTTRDRVYHFHNNEA
- a CDS encoding low molecular weight protein arginine phosphatase, with the protein product MNILFVCTGNTCRSPMAEAILKSKKVKGVTVKSAGVFADNNSSASQNTIQVLSEKGINQPHQSTLLTEEQVNWATLILTMTAGHKQLVVSRFPQDRERVFTLNEYVNLSTKDIMDPFGGPVEIYRETYKELDLLIEGLVQKLAD